The genomic DNA GAGGGCGGCGATGATGTGGACGTCGTCGACGCCCGCGGCCGCGGCGACGTCGAGCACCGCCTCGATCACCCGCTGGCGCACGTCGGGGCGGCGCATCGGGGGGAGGGGCAGGGAGATGTCGTCGAAGCAGATCGTGAGCTTCATGCCGGCGTGCAGCTGGCTGCGCAGCGGGGCGCTGTCGCCGAGCGGGTTGTCGAGGGCGTGGCGGATGGCGGCGTCGACGTCGTCGAGCGCCGGCAGCGGCTCGCCGGGGTAGACGACCCGGCTGCGCCCGGCCGGCAGCTTCTCCAACCGGAAGCTCTCGCCGTGGTGGAACACGATCGGCGGGGTCGACCGGTCCACGTCGAGCACGAAGCCAGGGCGGGGCATCAGCGGGTCCTCTCGCGCTCGTCGCGCAGGTCGAAGGCGATCTTCACGGCGCCGCGGACACCGGCGTTGGCGGCGTGCTCGACGGCGTCCTCGTAGCGCGACAGGGGGTAGGTGGCCGACACGAGCCGGCCGAGGTCGAGCCGGCGGACCAGCTCGATCGCCGTGTCGAAGTCGTCGCGGGTGTAGGCGTAGCAGCCCCGGAGGACGGCTTCGCGGTGCCACAGCGGGGTGAGGTCGAGGGTCGTGACGCCGGGCATGCCGACGGCGTGGATGGTGCCGCCCGGGGCGACCACCCGCAGGGCCTGGGCCAGCGAGTCCTCCGAGCCGACGCAGTCGACCACCGCGGCGACGCCGCCGGTGAGCTGGCCGTTGTCGAGCAGCATCGACCTGCTCGACGAGCGGACCACGCGGTCGAGCTCGCCGGGTGCGCACACGACGGTGGCGCCCATCTCCTTGGCCCACCAGCGCTGGTCGGGGTGCTTGGCCGTCGCCACCACGCTGCGGGAGCCGAGCTCGGCGAGCGCCGCGATCGTGAGCAGCCCCAGGGCGCCGGAACCGATGACCGCGACCTCGGCGGCGTCGACCTGCCGGGCCGCGTGCACCGCGCAGGCGGTGGGCTCGACCAGCACGGCGGCCTCGTCGGACAGGTCGTCGGGGATGGGGACCAGCTGCGAGCGGTGGGCCACCAGCGACGTCGACCAGCCCCCGCCGGTCGACTCGCAGAAGCCCGTCTGCAGGCCCGGCTCCAGGTGCCCGTAGGCGATCCGCTCGCACAGGTTCGTCCGGCCCGCGGAGCAGGCCGCGCACGGCGGTTCGACGCCCCGGGTCACGCAGGTGAGCACCGGCACGACCACCACCCGGGAGCCGTCGTCCAGCTCACCGACGATCTCGTGGCCGGGCACGAACGGGAACGACACGATGGGCTCGAAGTACCGCGACGACTTGCCGTCGAGGGTGGCCAGGTCGCTGCCGCAGATGCCGGCGAGCCTCGGCCGCACCCGCACCCAGTCGTCGCCGGGCAGGTCGGGCGGGTCGACGTCGCGCAGCGCCAGCGGCCCGTAGCGGGCACCCTTGCCCGGCCGCAGCGCGCCCGCCACCATCGCCGCCGCGTAGCGGGCGGGCTTGCGGGAGAAGACGAGCGCTTTCACGCCGTGCCTCCGGTCCGGCCAGGACGTCGTCGTTGCGGCGCCGACGAACCGAATCGGTCGCCTGGCACCGCATCGACCGTCGGGCCGTCGTCGTTGCGGCGCCACGGCACCGAATCGGTCGCTTCGCGTCGCAACGTCACGTCCCGATCTCCATCAGTCGGCTGAGCAGGCTGTCGCCCTGCGAGCCCTTCCGGGGAGCGAGCGGCAACCGCACCGGCGGCGCCCCCGCGGCCTTGGTCCAGTTCTCCACCAGCCACCCCCGCTTGCGGGCCAGGGCGGCCAGCCGGGTCTCGGGGTTGACCGCCACCGGGAAGCCCACGGCCTCCAGCATCGGCAGGTCCGACGTCGAGTCGGCGTAGGCGACGGCCTCCGCGAGGTCGAAGTCGTTGGCGTCCGCGAAGTCGAACAGCACCTGGGCCCGGGCCTCGCCGGTCGGCGGCACGTCCACCAGCTCGCCCCGGTAGGTGCCGTCGGGCCGGACGTCGAGCGAGGCGCAGACCACGTCGTCGAACAGCGGCCGCAGCGGGCCGATGGCGACGTCGAGCGCCCCGGTGATCAGGACCGTGTGGTGCCCGGCGGCCCGGTGCTCCCGCACCCGCCGGATGCCGGCCGGGAACGACTTCGCCAGCAGCAGCTGGCTGAACATCTCGGTGGCGTCCTCGTCGAGCTGGGCGACCGGGGCCCGGTCGAAGCGCCGGTAGAAGTGGCGCAGGAAGTCGCTGCGGTCCTGCCGGTCGAGCGCCGCCAGCTTGGGCGCCTCGGCGAGCGTCTTCAGCACGAAGCGCCAGCGGTCCTCGCGGGGGAGGCGCCGGGTGGCCAGCCAGGAGTACGACGCCACCACGTTCGACGCGATCAGCGTGTTCTCCAGGTCGAAGGCAGCGAGCTGGCGGCGGGGGTCGAGCACCTGGCGCCGCAGCCGGGTCTCCCGGCTCTCGCCCACCTTGCCGCCCGGCGTCATGCGCACCCGGGCGTGCTCCACGACCGACGGCAGGTGGATCTCCCGCACGTAGTGCGTCCAGTCGATCACCCGCGGGTCCGAGCAGAAGCGCTGCTGGTCGTCGGGGGGCATGGCCTCGTAGCGGGCCAGCAGCCGGTCGACGCCGTAGATGGCCTCGCACTCGGTGTACGCGCCGTACAGCTCGACGTAGCCGAGGGCGCGCTCGACCAGCTCCTTGCGCTCCTCGACCTTGGCCGACCACTCGGCCTGGCGGCCCCGGAGCGGCAGCTGCGACAGCACGTTCTCGGTCTTCTCGATGGCCGACTTGGCCCGGACGAGCTGGCGCTGCACCCGGCCGCGGCCCGGGAAAGACCAGTCGGGGACCATGATCGGCTGGCCCTCGCTGTCGTAGATCGGGTGCTCGGTGAACCAGCCGCGCACCAGGTCGACCAGCTGCCGGTACTTCAGCGGGTTGGCCGACCCCGACGCCACCTGCACGATCTCGGGCTCGTCGGGCGGCGTCGACGCCGCGGCCTCGACGATGGCGGCCACGACGAGGTCGACGGGGATCACGTCGATCGTGCCCTCGGGGACGCCCGGGAACTCCTTCAGCAGGCCACGGGCGTAGGAGATGATCACCGGCTCGGCCATGCGGAAGCCGCGGATCCAGCCCGGCCGGGGCTCGAGCAGCGACGACTCGATGATCGACGGCCGCACGATCGTGATCGGGAGGTCGCCCCGCTGCGACAGCAGCGCCCGCTCGCCCATGGCCTTGGTGTAGGCGTAGGCGTCGGGCCAGCCGAGCGACCCGGCGCGGGCCCGGCCGGCGGCGACCATGCGGTCCTTCACCCAGTTCTGGCGGCGCTGCTCGGTCTTGGCGGACAGGGCGGGGGTGCCGGCGGCGCCCAGCTCGCGGCGGGCCTCCTTGGCGAGCTGCTTGAGCATCTCGGGGGTGCGGCTGGTGGCCTCGGCGTCCTGGCGGGCCCGGCGGGCGCCCTCGACCTCGCCCCGCCAGTCGACGTCGACGAAGAACGGGCTCTCGTGGAGCGGCTGCTCGGGCGCCGCGCCGCGGCGGTTGCCGGCGACGTAGCAGGTCGACACCGACACCAGGTGGGGTCGCACGTCCAGGTCACGTAGGGTGGCGACGATGCGGCTGGGGCCGAGGAGGTTCACCTCGACGGCGGCGTCGAGCGGCGAGTCGAAGGCCACGGTGGCCGCCGAGTGGATGACGATGTCGCAGCTGCCGAGGGTGGCGCGGTCGGCGTCGTCGAGACCGAGACCGTCGGTGCCGACGTCGCCGGCGATCACCGTCACCCGGCGGGCCACCATCTCGTCGAGGGCCTTCGCTCCGCCCAGCTCCTCACGGAGGCGGTCGAAGGCGTCGTTGCGGAAGATCTCCCGCTTGGCGCGGGTGTCGACCGACGAGCGCTTGCCGGGGCGGATGAGGAGCACCAGCTCGCAGCCGGGCACGGACCGCAGCAGCCGTTCGATCAGCGCGGTGCCGAGGAAGCCGGTGCCTCCGGTGACCGCGATGCGCTTGCCGTCCAGAGCCTCGGGGATCACGCTCCGTTGTCTACCACTTGGTAGATGGTCACTACGATTCAGCTCCGCATGAAGCCCACCGCCGATCGCATCGCCGACGCGGCCCTCGCGGCGTTCGGCACCCGGGGCTACGAGGCGACGTCGCTGGACGACCTGGCGCGGGAGCTGGGCATCCGCAAGCAGACGATCCTCTACTGGTATTCGTCGAAGGAGGCCCTGCTGGCGGCGGTCATCGACCGCACCGCCGGCGAGGTGATGGTTCGGCTGGAGCGGGCCGTCGCGGCCGGCGGCCCCGGCTTCGGTCGCATCG from Acidimicrobiales bacterium includes the following:
- a CDS encoding zinc-binding dehydrogenase, translating into MKALVFSRKPARYAAAMVAGALRPGKGARYGPLALRDVDPPDLPGDDWVRVRPRLAGICGSDLATLDGKSSRYFEPIVSFPFVPGHEIVGELDDGSRVVVVPVLTCVTRGVEPPCAACSAGRTNLCERIAYGHLEPGLQTGFCESTGGGWSTSLVAHRSQLVPIPDDLSDEAAVLVEPTACAVHAARQVDAAEVAVIGSGALGLLTIAALAELGSRSVVATAKHPDQRWWAKEMGATVVCAPGELDRVVRSSSRSMLLDNGQLTGGVAAVVDCVGSEDSLAQALRVVAPGGTIHAVGMPGVTTLDLTPLWHREAVLRGCYAYTRDDFDTAIELVRRLDLGRLVSATYPLSRYEDAVEHAANAGVRGAVKIAFDLRDERERTR
- a CDS encoding HAD-IB family hydrolase — protein: MIPEALDGKRIAVTGGTGFLGTALIERLLRSVPGCELVLLIRPGKRSSVDTRAKREIFRNDAFDRLREELGGAKALDEMVARRVTVIAGDVGTDGLGLDDADRATLGSCDIVIHSAATVAFDSPLDAAVEVNLLGPSRIVATLRDLDVRPHLVSVSTCYVAGNRRGAAPEQPLHESPFFVDVDWRGEVEGARRARQDAEATSRTPEMLKQLAKEARRELGAAGTPALSAKTEQRRQNWVKDRMVAAGRARAGSLGWPDAYAYTKAMGERALLSQRGDLPITIVRPSIIESSLLEPRPGWIRGFRMAEPVIISYARGLLKEFPGVPEGTIDVIPVDLVVAAIVEAAASTPPDEPEIVQVASGSANPLKYRQLVDLVRGWFTEHPIYDSEGQPIMVPDWSFPGRGRVQRQLVRAKSAIEKTENVLSQLPLRGRQAEWSAKVEERKELVERALGYVELYGAYTECEAIYGVDRLLARYEAMPPDDQQRFCSDPRVIDWTHYVREIHLPSVVEHARVRMTPGGKVGESRETRLRRQVLDPRRQLAAFDLENTLIASNVVASYSWLATRRLPREDRWRFVLKTLAEAPKLAALDRQDRSDFLRHFYRRFDRAPVAQLDEDATEMFSQLLLAKSFPAGIRRVREHRAAGHHTVLITGALDVAIGPLRPLFDDVVCASLDVRPDGTYRGELVDVPPTGEARAQVLFDFADANDFDLAEAVAYADSTSDLPMLEAVGFPVAVNPETRLAALARKRGWLVENWTKAAGAPPVRLPLAPRKGSQGDSLLSRLMEIGT